In one window of Denticeps clupeoides chromosome 2, fDenClu1.1, whole genome shotgun sequence DNA:
- the neurod2 gene encoding neurogenic differentiation factor 2: MLTRLFNEQSLLPDVHKFPAWVEDSGSEDSKTREEEQDGCPLGEEDLEEDVKGDGSRAQSDVAGEEEEEDDEMDDDECGDDADGDRPRKRGPKKRKMTPARVERSKMRRMKANARERTRMHDLNSALDNLRKVVPCYSKTQKLSKIETLRLAKNYIWALSEILRNGKRPDVVSYVQTLCKGLSQPTTNLVAGCLHLSSRNFLTEPCQDGGRFHMANPSFSVHGYPYPRCQPPSGAHGLQGHYSYEGPYPGGGSPDYASPDYEGRHSPPVCVNGNFSLRQQPASPDAERGYGYSAHYAGLSGARSSAVHHHLAYGATGARGGGGGGGGGAHSENAPPFHDAQLRHERAPGYDELNAFFHN; encoded by the coding sequence ATGCTGACGAGACTATTCAACGAGCAGTCTCTGCTGCCGGACGTCCACAAGTTCCCGGCCTGGGTGGAGGACAGCGGCAGCGAGGACTCCAAAACCcgagaggaggagcaggacgGCTGTCcgctgggagaggaggacctggaggaggaCGTGAAGGGGGACGGCAGCAGGGCCCAGTCTGACGTAgccggggaggaggaggaggaggacgacgagaTGGACGACGACGAGTGTGGGGACGACGCGGACGGAGACAGGCCCAGGAAGCGGGGGCccaagaagaggaagatgaccCCCGCCCGCGTGGAGCGCTCCAAAATGCGGCGCATGAAGGCCAACGCCCGGGAGCGCACGCGCATGCACGACCTGAACTCGGCACTGGACAACCTGCGCAAGGTGGTGCCGTGCTACTCCAAAACCCAGAAACTGTCCAAGATCGAGACCCTGCGGCTGGCCAAGAACTACATCTGGGCGCTGTCGGAGATCTTACGCAACGGCAAGAGGCCGGACGTGGTCTCCTACGTACAGACGCTGTGCAAGGGCCTCTCCCAGCCCACCACCAACCTGGTGGCCGGGTGCCTCCACCTCAGCTCCCGGAACTTTCTGACCGAGCCGTGCCAGGACGGCGGCCGCTTCCACATGGCCAACCCGTCCTTCTCCGTCCACGGCTACCCGTACCCGCGCTGCCAGCCGCCGTCCGGCGCCCACGGCCTGCAGGGCCACTACTCCTACGAGGGGCCGTACCCGGGCGGGGGCTCCCCGGACTACGCCAGCCCGGACTACGAGGGGCGCCACAGCCCCCCGGTGTGCGTCAACGGCAACTTCTCCCTGCGGCAGCAGCCGGCCTCGCCGGACGCGGAGAGGGGGTACGGCTACTCGGCGCACTACGCCGGCCTGTCCGGAGCGCGCAGCTCGGCGGTGCACCATCACCTGGCGTACGGCGCGACGGGAgcgcgcggcggcggcggaggcggaGGCGGCGGCGCGCACTCGGAGAACGCGCCGCCGTTCCACGACGCGCAGCTGCGTCACGAGCGCGCGCCCGGATACGACGAACTGAACGCTTTTTTCCACAACTGA